The following coding sequences are from one uncultured Desulfobacter sp. window:
- a CDS encoding glycosyltransferase, with protein MKKGKILFLADYVLPFPGGGAGISAISEARLLANSGWDVTIASRQSITRGCCNKLFKKNISELSPLNYIHIDQINSRYNYSVIIFNNISLAPTVEHIKKHTDSLLIFRKHIDWLKKIEVSRKTGMSVNRLFRLYKRHSPSKTVSLYNRSLAVCDVIFDVHPSSAKINLSTLFVKPLSFPINSIPTNRRAKPFSILIGGRLEDPLKGDHRIIDTLKNLSLRTFDVHLMGNATCRFKTNLKSVVKGKIYDYGWVRNPKKRGYIYQSCDVFLTLPFYEPYGLMVEEALLSEMHVVSTNDGLASILHNKGCHLVWIVEQNQCTSKLACEYLHEIEANKGRVTKTDLSGLTISMPTIERTLDELVINNEKKISIFC; from the coding sequence TTGAAAAAAGGAAAAATATTATTTTTAGCTGATTATGTGCTTCCTTTCCCGGGTGGGGGGGCTGGAATTTCGGCGATTAGTGAAGCTCGATTACTTGCAAATTCTGGGTGGGATGTAACAATCGCATCAAGACAATCTATTACGAGAGGTTGCTGCAATAAATTGTTTAAAAAAAATATCTCTGAATTATCTCCACTAAACTATATTCATATTGATCAAATAAATTCAAGGTATAATTATAGTGTGATAATATTTAACAATATATCGCTTGCTCCTACAGTAGAACATATTAAGAAGCATACTGATTCATTGTTGATATTTAGAAAGCATATAGACTGGTTAAAAAAGATAGAAGTGTCTCGTAAAACAGGGATGTCTGTGAATCGCTTATTCAGGTTATACAAACGACATAGCCCATCAAAAACAGTGTCATTATATAATAGGTCATTGGCTGTTTGCGATGTAATATTTGATGTGCACCCATCCTCAGCGAAAATTAATCTATCTACCTTATTTGTTAAACCTCTATCATTCCCAATAAATTCCATACCAACTAACAGACGTGCCAAACCATTTTCCATATTGATTGGAGGTCGGTTAGAGGATCCCTTAAAGGGAGATCATAGGATAATAGATACCTTAAAAAATTTAAGCCTAAGGACTTTTGATGTTCACCTTATGGGTAATGCTACGTGTAGGTTTAAAACCAATTTAAAAAGTGTGGTTAAGGGGAAAATATATGATTATGGATGGGTTCGAAATCCTAAAAAAAGGGGGTATATATATCAATCTTGCGATGTCTTCCTTACCCTGCCTTTTTATGAGCCATACGGATTGATGGTTGAAGAAGCTCTACTCAGCGAGATGCATGTTGTTTCTACAAATGATGGATTAGCCAGTATTTTACACAATAAGGGTTGCCATTTAGTTTGGATAGTAGAACAAAATCAATGCACCTCTAAACTGGCATGTGAATATTTGCATGAAATCGAGGCGAACAAAGGTCGCGTAACCAAAACTGACCTGAGTGGGTTGACAATATCCATGCCGACAATAGAAAGAACTCTTGATGAATTGGTGATAAATAATGAAAAAAAAATATCAATATTTTGTTAG
- a CDS encoding phage/plasmid primase, P4 family has translation MVVSNNIEVKLNNIPEELTLLVQWVVWNGISNGDKIKKVPVDPKTGKSASVSDPSTWGSFEQAVSAYQGRGYSGIGFVFTKNDPYVGIDFDHCFNEEMLAPEVLQYISRLDSYTEFSPSGRGIHTIVKGALPGGGLRHNKIEAYDTGRFFTVTGNICDGVGEDIKESQHGLDFLLADHFPRRKQNIGTNSTIIEELFNKKNGTKLKSLWNGQYLHLGYESQSEADLALCKILSHYFDGNLIKVDRFFRQSGLYREKWDEVHSTTGETYGDMTLDKIQSFSTHSPHPKSDIPAFKCTDLGNAERLKHYFGDQLRYCHPWSKWVVWDGIKWSEDNTGTINQRAKKTVRKIADEAKQFQDDNKRRAIKKHAESSESNGRIKSMVTLARSELPVRPEKFDRNRFLLNCKNGTIDLSTGRLKPHDKEDYITKAVSIHYDPDAMCPQWENFMFRIMDNNEDLIRFLQRAIGYALTGDVSEQCFFILWGEGDNGKSTFSRTIGNILGDYSQHMPIDTLIIKKKGAASNDVARLKGSRFVTASESEKGDRLAETLVKQLTGDDIISARFLYQETFEFEAEHKLFLATNNKLIIAGNDHAIWRRIKLIPFQVKIPEEEKDTKLPEKLKAEYSGILNWAIKGCLEWQRYGLGTPAEVTEATEEYRNEMDLLNDFLNECCDTGPELYLPSKDLYQAYTKWCEDNGEFRLKQTTFGRKLKEKGFESKQLGKKRTRCWLGLDLVEGVELA, from the coding sequence ATGGTAGTATCTAATAATATAGAGGTTAAATTAAACAACATTCCAGAAGAACTCACCCTCTTAGTACAATGGGTCGTCTGGAATGGGATAAGCAATGGAGACAAAATTAAAAAAGTACCTGTTGATCCTAAAACTGGAAAATCAGCCAGTGTTAGTGACCCAAGTACCTGGGGCTCATTTGAACAAGCCGTCAGTGCGTACCAGGGAAGAGGTTATAGTGGCATCGGTTTTGTGTTTACGAAAAACGATCCTTATGTCGGCATTGATTTTGATCACTGTTTCAACGAAGAAATGCTTGCACCGGAAGTTTTACAATATATCAGCAGGTTGGACAGCTATACTGAATTTAGTCCTTCGGGACGTGGTATCCATACAATTGTTAAAGGGGCGCTTCCTGGTGGTGGTCTTCGGCATAATAAAATTGAAGCCTATGATACTGGTCGTTTTTTTACAGTAACCGGGAATATATGTGATGGAGTTGGGGAGGATATCAAGGAAAGTCAGCATGGTTTAGATTTCCTCCTGGCAGATCATTTTCCCCGCCGGAAACAAAATATAGGCACCAACAGCACAATCATTGAAGAGCTTTTTAATAAAAAAAATGGAACTAAACTGAAATCATTATGGAATGGTCAGTATCTTCATCTTGGGTATGAATCCCAGAGTGAGGCAGACCTTGCTCTCTGTAAAATACTTTCCCACTATTTTGATGGAAACCTGATCAAGGTGGATAGGTTTTTTCGACAATCAGGACTCTACCGGGAAAAATGGGATGAAGTTCATTCCACAACCGGGGAAACATATGGAGATATGACATTGGATAAAATCCAGTCTTTCTCTACGCATAGTCCGCATCCTAAATCAGATATTCCAGCATTCAAGTGCACTGATCTTGGCAATGCTGAACGTTTGAAACATTATTTCGGTGATCAATTAAGATATTGTCACCCATGGAGTAAGTGGGTTGTCTGGGACGGAATCAAATGGTCCGAGGATAATACCGGGACAATAAATCAACGTGCTAAAAAAACTGTCAGAAAGATTGCCGATGAGGCCAAACAGTTCCAAGACGACAATAAACGGCGAGCTATTAAAAAACACGCAGAGTCATCCGAGTCAAATGGCCGAATCAAATCAATGGTCACTTTGGCCCGAAGTGAGTTGCCTGTGAGGCCTGAGAAATTTGACAGAAATCGGTTTCTCCTGAATTGTAAAAATGGAACCATTGACCTTTCTACCGGCAGATTAAAACCCCATGATAAAGAAGATTACATCACCAAGGCGGTATCGATACATTACGATCCTGATGCAATGTGCCCTCAATGGGAGAACTTTATGTTTAGAATCATGGACAACAATGAGGATCTCATCAGGTTTCTTCAGCGAGCCATTGGCTATGCGCTAACCGGTGATGTGTCAGAGCAATGTTTTTTCATTTTATGGGGAGAAGGTGATAATGGGAAATCGACCTTTTCTCGAACCATTGGCAACATACTTGGAGACTACTCCCAGCATATGCCGATTGACACCCTCATCATCAAAAAGAAAGGCGCTGCCTCAAATGACGTGGCAAGGTTGAAAGGGTCAAGGTTTGTGACAGCCTCTGAATCAGAAAAAGGCGACAGGCTGGCTGAAACTCTGGTTAAACAGCTTACCGGAGATGACATCATCAGCGCCCGTTTTCTTTACCAGGAAACGTTTGAATTTGAAGCAGAGCACAAGCTTTTCTTGGCGACTAACAATAAGCTCATCATCGCGGGCAATGATCATGCTATCTGGCGCAGAATAAAATTAATCCCGTTTCAGGTGAAAATACCCGAGGAAGAGAAAGACACAAAACTACCCGAAAAACTCAAAGCCGAATACAGCGGTATACTGAACTGGGCCATTAAAGGTTGTCTGGAATGGCAGCGTTATGGATTGGGTACTCCTGCTGAAGTCACTGAAGCAACAGAAGAATACCGTAATGAAATGGACCTTCTCAATGATTTTTTAAATGAATGCTGTGATACTGGGCCTGAACTGTATTTGCCGTCTAAAGACCTTTATCAGGCCTACACTAAATGGTGTGAAGATAATGGTGAGTTCAGGCTCAAACAGACTACGTTTGGCCGAAAACTTAAGGAGAAGGGCTTTGAATCTAAGCAACTTGGTAAAAAAAGAACACGTTGCTGGTTAGGACTGGATCTTGTAGAAGGTGTGGAATTAGCTTAA
- a CDS encoding MerR family transcriptional regulator, with protein sequence MKNSYSIGDTVKLTKVSAKQLRYWEETKVLTGIQRVVCGERAYRYYTSAQIDLIKKIKEHLDMGFTLNAAARFAKQPAGKGGR encoded by the coding sequence ATGAAAAATAGTTACAGCATTGGCGACACAGTCAAATTAACAAAGGTATCTGCCAAACAGCTCAGATACTGGGAAGAAACCAAGGTGCTCACAGGCATCCAAAGAGTTGTCTGTGGGGAACGGGCCTATCGATATTACACTTCTGCTCAAATTGATCTGATCAAAAAAATTAAAGAGCATCTCGATATGGGCTTCACCTTGAACGCTGCAGCACGGTTTGCAAAACAACCTGCTGGGAAGGGAGGAAGATAA
- a CDS encoding DUF932 domain-containing protein, producing the protein MTNTTTLENVINAVHQDSINHFDEVMPVHEMEFDSLKQMWISGKQVDVAPTAQRLLSNRLRVPYSYLSRCPADLQARNLNFWIEQERQRRDTFFCRFNGSTLRAVFTERYKPLDNMEILAQLIEQGFNHNLKVQYSLDHGMFLLKIPEFEKAFGVNSGNGFFDEVVPGIAFSNSEVGLIAFSIESFFYRLVCTNGLISVARAKTARFKHISSRGLDNFPEALSAVIEGSSRNQEDFKLSCQSHVDDPFGSIDVFSRRFGLSQNEADIVKKSFEQEPGNTLFHIINAFTASAKVEGLATADVYKYEKAGGQILSLVKS; encoded by the coding sequence ATGACGAACACTACAACTCTTGAAAACGTAATCAACGCAGTTCACCAGGATTCCATCAATCATTTTGATGAAGTTATGCCCGTTCATGAAATGGAATTTGACAGCCTCAAACAGATGTGGATTTCAGGCAAGCAGGTGGATGTGGCTCCCACGGCCCAGCGCCTTCTTTCCAACCGTCTCCGGGTGCCTTATTCGTACCTGTCCCGCTGTCCGGCAGATTTGCAGGCCCGTAATCTGAATTTCTGGATTGAACAGGAGCGCCAGCGCCGGGATACATTCTTTTGCAGATTTAATGGCTCAACCCTTCGCGCCGTATTTACCGAACGTTATAAACCTCTCGACAACATGGAGATCCTGGCACAACTCATTGAACAGGGCTTTAATCACAACCTGAAAGTTCAGTATTCCCTTGATCACGGCATGTTCCTGTTGAAGATACCGGAGTTTGAAAAGGCATTTGGTGTTAATTCCGGCAATGGGTTCTTTGATGAAGTGGTACCCGGCATTGCCTTTAGCAACAGTGAAGTTGGCTTAATCGCCTTCAGCATCGAATCCTTCTTTTATCGACTGGTCTGCACCAACGGGTTGATTTCCGTTGCCAGAGCAAAGACCGCCAGGTTCAAGCATATCAGCAGCCGGGGGCTGGACAACTTCCCCGAGGCCTTGTCCGCAGTTATCGAAGGCTCTTCCCGCAATCAGGAAGATTTCAAGCTGTCCTGCCAATCGCATGTCGATGATCCCTTCGGTTCAATTGATGTTTTCAGCAGGCGTTTCGGGCTCTCACAAAATGAAGCTGACATTGTAAAGAAGTCCTTTGAGCAGGAGCCGGGAAACACCCTTTTTCATATCATTAACGCCTTCACGGCTTCAGCCAAGGTCGAAGGCCTGGCAACTGCCGACGTATATAAATACGAGAAAGCCGGGGGACAAATCCTCTCCCTGGTTAAGTCCTGA
- a CDS encoding DUF2958 domain-containing protein: MINEPTAVQLAKVPDLYSTEHISTQDKVIHAHFFIGDSHWFMSEFDKQDLAFGYAILNGDFQMAEWGCFSINELKAINILGMFQVEYDVLWEPRPAKDVELIRQSGEVSFAPRDGGH; encoded by the coding sequence ATGATCAATGAACCCACAGCAGTACAATTGGCAAAAGTACCTGACCTTTACTCCACAGAGCATATCAGCACCCAGGACAAGGTCATCCATGCTCATTTCTTTATCGGTGATTCCCACTGGTTCATGAGCGAATTTGACAAGCAAGATTTGGCATTTGGATACGCCATTTTGAACGGTGATTTTCAGATGGCCGAATGGGGTTGCTTTAGCATCAACGAATTGAAGGCAATCAATATCCTGGGCATGTTCCAGGTCGAATACGATGTCCTCTGGGAGCCGAGACCAGCCAAAGACGTTGAATTGATCCGGCAAAGTGGGGAAGTTAGTTTTGCCCCGCGCGATGGAGGGCATTGA
- a CDS encoding PD-(D/E)XK nuclease family protein, producing the protein MTILQSAREFSQELYISYSQVFTYMNCSLKYRFQYLENKPYERVSIAPIFGSAIHAAIERHYRGLKNNQIITLDELVEEFRIHLELNLEQQTVPVIYKKDLKDMETAFAMGEAMLGLIYENDVDSDLVVVEVEVPLTATLYREDGQPTDYKLAGVIDVIFKDKQGNLIVVDNKTAARAMAQKTADENHQMTSYAYLLAANKLVFPTAPVTCRFDVFRKLKTPKLEHVYTSRTSDDRKRFARIANGVLDAIDAGVFIPQSSWLCADCGYQQACSKW; encoded by the coding sequence ATGACCATACTTCAAAGTGCGCGGGAATTCAGCCAGGAGCTTTATATCAGTTACAGCCAGGTGTTCACCTACATGAACTGTTCCTTGAAGTATCGATTTCAGTATCTGGAGAATAAACCTTACGAAAGGGTCAGCATCGCCCCCATATTTGGTTCAGCCATTCATGCCGCCATTGAGAGGCATTACCGAGGATTGAAAAACAACCAAATCATTACACTGGATGAGCTGGTAGAAGAGTTCCGCATCCATTTGGAACTTAATCTGGAACAGCAGACAGTGCCGGTGATCTATAAAAAGGATCTCAAGGACATGGAGACAGCCTTTGCCATGGGAGAAGCTATGTTGGGATTGATCTATGAGAATGACGTTGATTCTGACTTGGTCGTGGTGGAGGTTGAAGTGCCTCTTACGGCCACTTTGTACAGAGAAGATGGACAGCCTACCGACTATAAGCTGGCCGGTGTTATTGATGTCATTTTCAAAGACAAGCAGGGAAATTTGATAGTTGTTGATAACAAAACCGCAGCAAGGGCAATGGCCCAGAAAACTGCCGATGAAAATCATCAGATGACATCCTATGCCTATCTTCTGGCTGCAAATAAACTGGTGTTCCCCACCGCTCCAGTTACCTGCCGATTTGATGTCTTCAGAAAGCTGAAAACCCCAAAACTTGAGCATGTTTACACATCCAGAACCTCTGACGACAGAAAACGGTTCGCCAGGATCGCTAACGGGGTTCTGGACGCCATTGATGCCGGTGTATTTATACCGCAGTCAAGCTGGTTGTGTGCTGATTGTGGTTATCAGCAAGCGTGTAGCAAATGGTAA
- a CDS encoding Rad52/Rad22 family DNA repair protein, whose protein sequence is MQHISETQTMKQFLPPEDKVNSTPTRERSNTMNRDILEKPFTQDQIKQREGNFGKMLAYVEGHAVIQRLNEAFDARWSFTVARNDVINETDEVLVLGQLEAGGIVKCQFGSSRITRSRQSGEMVSLADDFKAATTDALKKCATMLGIGLHLYNGNNSGNGQSRNNGNAPGNGQGYNNGNGSGNGQDFNSGNGSGGHSSNNGNRLSGKQYKYIMQLNDKMGRNKADLDQQCISMFGTTAQYLSKNDASTVIEHLRAS, encoded by the coding sequence AACAGTTTTTACCGCCTGAAGACAAAGTCAATTCAACCCCAACCAGGGAAAGGAGCAACACCATGAACAGAGACATCTTGGAAAAACCGTTTACCCAGGACCAGATCAAACAAAGGGAAGGCAACTTCGGTAAAATGTTGGCATATGTGGAAGGCCATGCCGTAATCCAGCGCCTCAATGAGGCGTTTGATGCCCGGTGGTCATTCACTGTGGCAAGAAACGACGTCATCAATGAAACAGATGAGGTGCTTGTACTGGGCCAACTGGAAGCGGGCGGTATTGTCAAATGCCAGTTCGGTTCCAGCAGGATCACCAGGAGTCGGCAATCAGGCGAAATGGTCTCTCTGGCTGATGATTTCAAGGCGGCCACAACTGATGCACTGAAGAAATGTGCCACCATGCTTGGGATCGGCCTGCATCTTTACAACGGGAATAATTCCGGCAATGGCCAATCCCGAAATAACGGCAATGCCCCTGGTAATGGTCAGGGGTACAACAACGGGAACGGTTCTGGTAACGGCCAGGACTTTAATAGTGGCAATGGATCAGGGGGCCATTCATCAAACAATGGCAACCGTCTGTCAGGCAAACAGTACAAATACATCATGCAGCTCAATGACAAAATGGGCAGGAACAAGGCTGACTTAGACCAGCAGTGTATTTCGATGTTCGGCACCACAGCCCAGTATCTGTCCAAAAATGACGCATCCACTGTCATCGAGCATCTGCGCGCATCATAA